AAGTCTATCGACGCAGAACGAATGAACTCTCTTGGCCTTACCCCTGAACACTTAACGCTTAACGCTGTTCTCGTCGAAGTAGACGAGAAATATTTCCGTCCGACAGAGGTAGACCTGCTTCTTGGTGACCCTACCAAAGCAGAGACAAAATTGGGGTGGAGAAGAGAGTACAAGCTTGAAGAACTTGTCAACGACATGATGGAGTCAGACCTTCATCTCATGACCAAAGACCAGTACCTTAAAGACGGTGGTTACACCATTATGAATTACTTCGAGTAAGAACGGGCCAATGTTAAAGCACGATGTATTTATCGAAGAGACACTTTTTAGGGATATCATAGAGAATACCCCATTGGTCTCACTGGACCTGGTGGTCAGGCAGGGAGAGAAGATTCTTCTGGGGAAGCGGCTCAACAAGCCTGCAAAAGGCTACTGGTTCACCATTGGTGGACGCATTTTAAAAAATGAGAAACTCGATCATGCTATGCAACGTATTGCCAAAGATGAGCTTGGCGTACAGTTAAATGGTACTCCCAGG
The Sulfurovum riftiae genome window above contains:
- a CDS encoding GDP-mannose mannosyl hydrolase; the encoded protein is MLKHDVFIEETLFRDIIENTPLVSLDLVVRQGEKILLGKRLNKPAKGYWFTIGGRILKNEKLDHAMQRIAKDELGVQLNGTPRFIGVFEHLYDDSIYDGVSTHYINLVYETEIDDLPDLPRDQHDTYRWFTVGELLESEDVHRYIKEIFVRDKQMTRTGKGTV